The Flavobacterium praedii genome window below encodes:
- a CDS encoding tyrosine-type recombinase/integrase, protein MKKTSLIIPLFKQFIKETETGKRLKKNGEKIKLGSIQNYYYVMNNLIQFSSDAKFELRICDASKLDKRELQSEKSYWKKFYQKFTEFLYKKGCHDNYVGANIKVIRVFFNYLKNDKDLFTGDFQRLFYVRKEEIEIFVLSPEQLKFLIHDKEFEASLIPSHRRIKDIFVFGCTTGLRYSDIFLLTNKNFEQMEGEWYLKLKSKKTKTFSFIKLSAYAVTIFLRYQSQGNKATLFGNTSLFNFNKSLKQIGEQAGYTTPIEISREKQGKTQRLTKKTDTSKNRFCDKMSSHMMRRTAITTLLILGMPEHLVRKISGHSSASTSFNRYVHYAQAYMDKEIEKVHSKLESY, encoded by the coding sequence ATGAAAAAGACGAGTCTTATAATTCCTTTGTTTAAGCAGTTTATAAAAGAAACCGAAACAGGGAAGCGTCTCAAAAAAAACGGTGAAAAGATAAAACTGGGTTCCATACAGAACTACTATTATGTAATGAACAATCTGATTCAATTTTCTAGTGATGCTAAATTTGAATTACGCATTTGTGATGCTTCCAAACTAGACAAACGCGAACTGCAATCTGAAAAAAGTTATTGGAAAAAATTCTACCAAAAATTCACTGAATTCTTATACAAAAAAGGATGTCATGACAATTATGTAGGAGCAAACATCAAAGTGATTCGAGTTTTTTTTAACTATCTAAAAAATGACAAAGACCTCTTTACAGGTGATTTTCAGCGATTGTTTTATGTTCGCAAAGAAGAAATTGAGATTTTCGTACTTTCCCCTGAACAGCTCAAGTTCTTAATTCACGACAAAGAGTTTGAAGCTTCCCTAATACCCAGCCACAGACGCATAAAGGATATTTTTGTTTTTGGCTGCACCACGGGATTACGATATTCTGATATTTTTTTGCTGACCAATAAAAATTTTGAACAAATGGAAGGTGAATGGTACTTGAAACTCAAATCCAAAAAAACAAAAACATTCAGTTTTATCAAGCTATCTGCGTATGCAGTTACCATTTTCCTTCGGTATCAATCTCAGGGCAATAAGGCAACTCTCTTTGGTAATACCAGTTTGTTCAATTTTAATAAAAGTTTAAAACAAATAGGTGAACAGGCAGGTTATACCACTCCTATTGAAATTTCTCGGGAAAAACAGGGCAAAACACAGCGCCTTACCAAAAAGACAGACACATCCAAAAACCGATTTTGTGATAAAATGAGTTCTCACATGATGCGTAGAACCGCTATAACAACCTTATTAATTTTGGGAATGCCGGAACATCTTGTTCGTAAAATAAGCGGACACAGTAGTGCCAGTACTTCTTTTAATCGATACGTACATTATGCGCAAGCATACATGGATAAGGAAATCGAAAAAGTACACAGTAAGTTGGAGAGTTACTAA
- a CDS encoding RHS repeat domain-containing protein codes for MDYYPFGMLVPNPGKVVTPNDYRYGFQGQEEDDELKGEGNSLNYTFRMHDPRIGRFFARDPLASKYPFYSPYQFSGNRVIDMVELEGLEPAPPPTAEGVRENAVDQKAVANNDYGPSDVVKSWFDNTENNKYYKTWVGHAVSGTNSYEWVEEANYKQMIMPIAIDYAKSEGWSFGKDWQSAKDLICNPGEPNNMISGETMNFLSSRNLAGDYTDYLTQIGAHEINSANKALAGSAFGGITPMELDSPFFGLGLGLKGFATGTQAITKSGIRNVEAHLATMDFDMGNVVMIHRLKRIESGHIKATIIDMNFYKHELMEKSFIAKGMSYDAAHVKTLEIQGIKYESGFTKYLYTEEADKASRGFDMWSEGIKGW; via the coding sequence CTGGATTACTATCCTTTTGGAATGCTAGTGCCGAACCCTGGAAAAGTGGTTACTCCTAATGATTACCGTTACGGATTCCAAGGGCAGGAAGAAGATGATGAGCTCAAAGGTGAAGGGAATTCGTTGAATTATACCTTTAGGATGCATGACCCAAGGATTGGTAGATTTTTTGCAAGAGACCCCCTAGCATCAAAGTATCCATTTTACTCGCCTTATCAATTTAGTGGAAATCGAGTAATAGATATGGTTGAATTAGAAGGCTTAGAACCTGCACCTCCACCAACAGCTGAAGGAGTGAGGGAAAATGCTGTCGACCAAAAGGCTGTAGCTAATAATGATTATGGTCCTTCAGATGTTGTTAAATCATGGTTTGACAATACCGAAAATAATAAATATTATAAAACGTGGGTTGGTCACGCTGTATCAGGAACTAACTCTTATGAATGGGTTGAAGAGGCAAATTATAAACAAATGATTATGCCAATAGCCATTGATTATGCAAAGTCTGAAGGTTGGAGTTTTGGGAAAGATTGGCAATCCGCTAAAGATTTAATTTGTAATCCTGGAGAGCCAAACAATATGATTTCTGGTGAAACCATGAATTTTTTGTCTTCACGAAATTTAGCAGGAGATTATACAGATTATTTAACTCAAATAGGTGCTCATGAGATAAATTCTGCCAATAAGGCTTTGGCTGGTTCAGCTTTTGGAGGAATAACTCCGATGGAGCTAGACTCTCCGTTTTTTGGGCTTGGATTGGGACTTAAAGGGTTTGCTACAGGAACGCAAGCGATAACCAAGTCGGGCATTAGGAATGTTGAAGCTCATCTAGCAACAATGGATTTTGATATGGGTAACGTGGTTATGATTCATAGATTGAAGAGAATTGAATCAGGACATATCAAAGCAACAATTATAGATATGAATTTTTATAAACATGAACTAATGGAGAAATCTTTCATTGCAAAAGGAATGAGTTATGATGCCGCACATGTAAAAACATTAGAAATTCAAGGGATAAAATATGAAAGTGGATTTACAAAATATTTATACACTGAGGAAGCTGATAAAGCTTCTCGTGGATTTGATATGTGGTCTGAAGGAATAAAAGGATGGTAA
- a CDS encoding GEVED domain-containing protein, whose protein sequence is MKKKYFAQKDFCRAFFVFCLGLSVQAQTYTSWKVGSTTDKVTTTTGGVLLDGGKESNDNAFRWFLGKAGGGDVVVLRATGTNGHNDYFYTQLGVTLNSVETILIDTRAKASIAEIAIKIRNAEALFIAGGNQFDYISYWKDTPVEDAINYLINTKKVPVGGSSAGCAVQGKYYYTAATTSVLSADALANPYNSGVTIGVNDFISHPILTNVITDTHYDNPDRRGRQTSFLARMWKDLGAGLNAKGIGIYENAAVCIDQNGIAKVFAIATTHFAYFYQMESSSTPETVTSGSPLTWNNSGKGVKIVKIAGDPTGTTSFDLNNWITTSGSNASWGNIKVVNGTLTETLGGTPPSGSSCATPSGITTSAITNTGATISWTATTATNYTVRYKTAAATTWTTLTNTTATSVPLSGLTLGTIYNVEIVGNCTSGASAAGTTTFTTTGGTAVSYCASKGNSSSSEWISKVVFGTINNFSSANGGYVDFTSQSTAITKGIAKTLTLTPGYSAIRSLYWKVYIDYNNNGLFTDSGEEVYSIFSSATLNPSITVPSTAVTGAVRMRVIVSYNSITSPCGTYNYGETEDYTLNISATAKMASQSSKIIADSNDEVETLPAKIGIYPNPAREDFNISFSNDINEKVTVKVYDLQGREEKSFVIDATAGENRIRNNTAGLRSGQYIVKVIKSNEVSTTKLIIAN, encoded by the coding sequence ATGAAAAAAAAATATTTTGCTCAAAAAGATTTTTGTCGGGCTTTTTTTGTTTTTTGTTTAGGATTAAGTGTTCAAGCACAAACATACACCAGCTGGAAAGTAGGTAGCACTACCGATAAAGTGACAACAACAACTGGAGGAGTTCTTCTGGATGGTGGAAAAGAATCAAATGATAATGCTTTTCGTTGGTTCTTAGGTAAAGCTGGTGGAGGAGATGTAGTTGTTCTTCGTGCTACAGGTACAAATGGTCATAATGATTATTTTTATACACAATTGGGGGTTACACTTAACTCAGTAGAAACCATATTAATTGATACAAGAGCAAAAGCAAGTATTGCTGAAATTGCCATTAAAATTAGAAATGCAGAAGCGTTATTTATTGCTGGAGGAAATCAATTTGATTACATTTCATATTGGAAAGATACTCCTGTAGAAGATGCAATTAATTATTTAATCAACACCAAGAAAGTTCCAGTAGGTGGATCAAGCGCTGGATGTGCAGTCCAAGGAAAATATTACTATACAGCGGCTACAACCAGTGTTCTTTCTGCAGATGCTCTTGCGAATCCTTATAATTCTGGTGTTACAATTGGGGTTAATGATTTTATAAGTCATCCTATTTTGACAAATGTTATTACTGATACCCATTATGACAATCCAGATCGAAGAGGGCGGCAAACTTCTTTTTTGGCTAGAATGTGGAAAGATCTAGGAGCTGGATTAAACGCGAAAGGGATTGGAATATATGAAAATGCAGCAGTTTGTATTGATCAAAATGGTATTGCCAAAGTATTCGCTATTGCAACTACTCACTTTGCTTATTTTTATCAAATGGAATCCAGTTCAACTCCTGAAACGGTAACTTCTGGTTCGCCTTTGACTTGGAATAATAGCGGAAAAGGAGTTAAGATTGTTAAGATTGCAGGTGATCCAACTGGTACAACTTCATTCGATTTAAATAATTGGATAACAACTTCAGGCTCCAATGCTAGCTGGGGAAATATTAAAGTAGTTAATGGAACTTTGACAGAAACTCTTGGAGGAACTCCGCCTAGTGGGTCTTCTTGTGCAACTCCTTCTGGAATAACTACAAGCGCAATTACAAATACAGGTGCAACAATTTCTTGGACAGCAACAACTGCAACAAACTATACTGTTCGTTACAAAACGGCTGCTGCAACAACTTGGACAACATTGACCAATACAACTGCAACTTCGGTACCTCTTTCAGGACTTACATTAGGGACTATTTATAATGTTGAAATTGTTGGAAATTGTACTTCTGGCGCTTCTGCTGCTGGGACAACCACATTTACTACAACTGGAGGTACTGCGGTAAGTTATTGCGCATCCAAAGGAAATAGTTCATCTAGTGAATGGATTTCTAAAGTAGTCTTTGGTACTATAAATAATTTTAGTAGTGCAAATGGTGGATATGTCGATTTTACTTCTCAATCAACTGCAATTACCAAAGGTATTGCCAAAACATTAACCTTAACTCCTGGTTATAGTGCTATTAGAAGTCTGTACTGGAAAGTATATATTGATTATAATAACAATGGATTATTTACCGATTCTGGTGAGGAAGTGTATTCTATATTCAGTAGCGCGACTTTAAATCCAAGTATTACAGTACCATCTACTGCAGTTACAGGAGCTGTTAGAATGCGAGTTATTGTGAGTTATAATTCTATTACTTCTCCTTGTGGAACCTATAATTATGGAGAAACAGAAGATTACACTTTGAATATTTCAGCAACTGCAAAAATGGCCTCACAATCGAGTAAAATTATTGCCGATTCAAATGATGAAGTTGAAACACTTCCAGCTAAAATCGGAATTTATCCAAATCCTGCTAGAGAAGATTTTAATATCTCGTTTAGTAATGATATAAATGAAAAAGTAACTGTAAAAGTATACGACCTTCAAGGTAGAGAAGAGAAATCTTTTGTAATTGATGCTACTGCCGGCGAAAATCGAATCAGAAACAATACTGCTGGGTTAAGAAGTGGACAATACATTGTAAAAGTGATAAAATCCAATGAAGTTTCAACGACTAAATTAATAATTGCCAATTAA
- a CDS encoding serine hydrolase domain-containing protein, with amino-acid sequence MIFIKKANILHLLLVMVMVGSCKNESKETTKPEIKDADLPKGILPKMKPLVNETPKLTASYVAEKKREIDSFYNKNWPNNSMNGGFLVAKNGQIIYEKYEGYANLRDKTPITSTTPIHIASVSKVLTATAVLKLVNAKRIDLDQKVTDFLPEFPYPEVTIRMLLSHRSGMRSYAYFTDRDKNVWDRHNTLTNQDILTIMGTKNIGLEQKTGTRFAYCNTNYAMLALIIEKVTKLSYREAMSQIIFKPLGMSNTFVLDFDKDKHNVAPSYKANRVEIGIDYLDKVYGDKNIYSTPRDLLKFDRARNSPSFLEPELLAQVYTGYSNERKGTKNYGLGIRMINWDNGKNFYFHNGWWHGFTSSYIPLKDENVTIIALSNKFTRSTYAVRKLSVLFGDYPFKIEDE; translated from the coding sequence ATGATTTTTATAAAAAAGGCAAATATACTACATTTACTTCTAGTAATGGTAATGGTTGGTTCGTGTAAAAATGAATCAAAAGAAACGACAAAACCAGAAATAAAAGATGCTGATCTTCCAAAGGGCATATTACCCAAAATGAAGCCTTTGGTAAACGAAACTCCAAAACTTACTGCCTCTTATGTTGCAGAAAAGAAAAGGGAAATAGATTCTTTTTATAATAAAAACTGGCCTAATAACAGTATGAATGGTGGCTTTTTGGTTGCTAAAAACGGTCAAATTATCTATGAAAAATATGAAGGTTATGCCAACCTAAGAGATAAAACTCCTATTACCAGCACTACCCCTATCCATATTGCCTCTGTTAGCAAAGTACTTACTGCAACTGCAGTTTTGAAATTGGTAAATGCCAAAAGAATCGATTTGGATCAAAAAGTAACTGATTTTTTACCCGAATTTCCGTATCCTGAAGTAACAATCAGAATGCTATTGAGTCATAGAAGTGGAATGCGCAGTTATGCTTATTTTACCGATCGTGATAAAAATGTTTGGGACAGGCACAATACATTGACCAATCAAGATATTTTAACCATAATGGGGACAAAAAATATTGGTTTGGAACAAAAAACAGGTACTCGCTTTGCCTATTGCAATACCAATTATGCCATGCTGGCTTTGATTATCGAAAAAGTAACCAAGCTTTCTTACCGTGAAGCCATGAGTCAAATCATTTTCAAACCATTGGGAATGTCAAATACTTTTGTACTGGATTTTGATAAAGACAAACATAATGTAGCGCCATCTTATAAAGCAAACCGAGTAGAAATAGGTATCGATTATCTGGATAAAGTTTATGGTGACAAAAACATTTACTCGACACCTAGAGATTTATTAAAATTTGATAGAGCAAGAAATTCACCTTCCTTTTTAGAACCCGAATTGTTAGCCCAAGTGTACACAGGTTATAGCAACGAACGAAAAGGAACCAAAAATTATGGTTTGGGAATACGCATGATCAATTGGGATAATGGAAAAAACTTCTATTTTCACAATGGTTGGTGGCATGGATTTACTTCTTCATATATTCCATTGAAAGATGAGAATGTAACTATAATTGCTTTGTCCAATAAATTTACAAGAAGTACTTATGCGGTTCGAAAACTATCCGTTTTATTTGGGGATTATCCTTTTAAAATTGAAGATGAATAG
- a CDS encoding NAD(P)-dependent oxidoreductase, which yields MKFGIIKERKNPPDRRVVFSPGELAKVKQLYHGATVKVESSDIRVFTDSQYHNMGIEVTNDVSDCDVLFGVKEVPVENLIPNKAYFFFSHTIKKQPYNRKLLQAILEKNIELYDHETIVDSHNRRLIGFGRYAGIVGAYNAFRAFGIKFELFKMPKAETLSGKDALIMHLKRLILPPLKIVVTGTGKVGNGAKEILDAMKIKEVSVENYLTKNYTQPVYTQIDVLDYNKRKDGQVLDFTDFHQNPTEYISDFERFTKVSDIYIAGHFYANDAPPILTREMLQAHDCNIKVVADVSCDVNGPIACTLRASTIAEPLYGYLPSENKEVDVFHPAAIVVMAVDNLPCELPKDASEGFGEMFSEYVLPAFFNGDKDGILHRAKMTENGKLTERFSYLQDYVDGK from the coding sequence ATGAAGTTCGGAATTATAAAAGAAAGAAAGAACCCGCCAGATAGAAGAGTTGTTTTCTCACCAGGTGAATTGGCCAAAGTGAAGCAGTTGTATCATGGTGCAACAGTTAAGGTTGAAAGCTCTGATATTAGGGTGTTTACTGATAGCCAATATCATAATATGGGCATTGAAGTAACCAATGATGTGAGTGATTGCGATGTTCTTTTTGGAGTAAAAGAAGTTCCAGTCGAAAATTTGATTCCCAATAAAGCCTATTTCTTTTTTTCGCATACTATAAAGAAACAACCTTATAATAGAAAGTTGTTACAAGCCATTCTCGAAAAAAATATTGAATTGTACGATCATGAAACCATTGTTGACTCCCATAACCGAAGATTAATTGGTTTTGGTCGCTATGCTGGAATTGTAGGTGCTTACAATGCTTTTCGTGCGTTTGGAATAAAATTCGAGTTGTTTAAAATGCCCAAAGCCGAAACCCTTTCTGGAAAAGATGCCTTGATTATGCATTTGAAACGATTGATTTTACCTCCTTTAAAAATTGTAGTAACGGGGACTGGAAAAGTAGGTAATGGAGCCAAAGAAATTTTGGATGCCATGAAAATCAAAGAAGTTTCAGTAGAAAATTACTTGACTAAAAACTATACACAGCCTGTTTATACGCAGATTGACGTATTAGATTATAATAAAAGAAAGGACGGTCAAGTTTTAGATTTTACAGATTTTCATCAGAATCCAACCGAATATATTTCCGATTTTGAGCGTTTTACAAAAGTGTCTGATATCTATATTGCAGGACATTTTTATGCAAATGATGCGCCTCCAATTTTGACTCGCGAAATGCTTCAAGCCCATGATTGTAATATAAAAGTAGTTGCTGATGTTTCTTGCGATGTAAATGGTCCAATAGCATGTACTTTAAGAGCTTCCACAATTGCCGAACCTTTGTACGGATATTTACCAAGTGAAAATAAAGAAGTAGATGTTTTTCATCCCGCCGCAATTGTGGTTATGGCGGTAGACAATTTGCCGTGTGAATTGCCAAAAGATGCGAGTGAAGGTTTTGGTGAAATGTTTTCAGAATATGTGCTTCCCGCTTTTTTCAATGGGGACAAAGATGGAATCCTCCATAGAGCAAAAATGACCGAAAATGGAAAACTTACCGAGCGTTTCAGCTATTTACAAGATTATGTTGACGGTAAATAA
- the fumC gene encoding class II fumarate hydratase, producing MKYRIEKDTMGEVQVPIDKYWGAQTERSRNNFKIGTPASMPKAIIEGFAYLKKAAAYTNCELGVLSVEKRDYIALVCDEIHEGKLDDQFPLVIWQTGSGTQSNMNVNEVIANRAQILKRRSITEDEPFISANDDVNKSQSSNDTFPTAMHIAAYKIVVENTLPNVEKLRDTLQEKAIAFQSVVKIGRTHLMDATPLTLGQEISGYVAQLNYGLKAIKNTLEHLSQIALGGTAVGTGLNAPKGYDTKVAEYIAAFTGHPFVTAPNKFEALAAHDAIVETHGALKQLAVSLHKIANDIRMLASGPRSGIGELLIPENEPGSSIMPGKVNPTQCEALTMVCAQVMGNDVAITIGGMQGHYELNVFKPMMAANFLQSAQLLGDACLSFDLHCAQGIEPNYKRIKELVTNSLMLVTALNTKIGYYKSAEIAQTAHKNGTTLKEEAVRLGYVTPEEFDAWVKPEGMV from the coding sequence ATGAAATATAGAATCGAAAAAGACACTATGGGAGAAGTCCAAGTTCCAATTGATAAATATTGGGGTGCACAAACGGAACGCTCCAGAAATAATTTTAAAATTGGTACACCTGCATCCATGCCAAAAGCAATTATTGAAGGTTTTGCCTATCTCAAAAAAGCAGCTGCCTATACCAATTGCGAACTGGGTGTTTTATCTGTTGAAAAAAGGGATTATATTGCCTTAGTATGTGATGAGATTCATGAAGGGAAACTTGATGATCAGTTTCCGCTTGTGATTTGGCAAACGGGTTCTGGCACACAAAGTAATATGAATGTCAATGAAGTGATAGCCAACCGAGCTCAAATACTAAAAAGACGGAGCATTACTGAAGACGAACCTTTTATTAGCGCCAATGATGATGTTAATAAATCACAATCGTCCAATGATACATTTCCAACAGCTATGCATATTGCAGCTTATAAAATTGTGGTTGAAAATACCCTTCCAAATGTTGAAAAATTAAGAGACACACTTCAAGAAAAAGCAATAGCATTTCAATCTGTAGTCAAAATAGGCCGTACTCATTTGATGGACGCCACTCCGCTTACTTTGGGTCAGGAGATTTCGGGTTATGTTGCACAATTAAATTATGGCCTGAAAGCAATAAAAAATACATTGGAACATTTATCCCAAATTGCTTTGGGCGGAACCGCTGTAGGAACCGGATTGAATGCGCCAAAAGGATATGACACAAAAGTTGCCGAATATATTGCGGCGTTTACTGGACACCCTTTTGTAACAGCTCCCAATAAATTTGAAGCTTTGGCAGCTCATGATGCTATAGTAGAAACACATGGTGCATTGAAACAATTGGCTGTTTCGTTGCATAAAATTGCCAATGACATTCGGATGTTGGCCTCTGGTCCAAGATCTGGAATCGGAGAACTCTTAATACCTGAAAATGAGCCTGGCTCCTCTATTATGCCGGGAAAAGTTAATCCAACACAATGCGAAGCGCTTACTATGGTTTGTGCTCAAGTGATGGGAAATGATGTTGCCATAACCATTGGAGGCATGCAAGGGCATTATGAATTAAATGTCTTTAAACCCATGATGGCGGCCAACTTCCTGCAATCGGCCCAATTATTAGGAGATGCCTGCCTGTCTTTTGATTTGCATTGCGCACAAGGAATTGAACCCAACTACAAACGAATTAAGGAATTGGTCACTAATTCTTTAATGCTTGTTACTGCATTAAATACCAAAATCGGATATTATAAGTCGGCCGAAATAGCTCAAACCGCACATAAAAATGGAACAACACTTAAAGAAGAAGCCGTTCGATTGGGTTATGTAACGCCCGAAGAATTTGATGCATGGGTTAAACCAGAGGGTATGGTCTAG